A stretch of the Orcinus orca chromosome 1, mOrcOrc1.1, whole genome shotgun sequence genome encodes the following:
- the PRMT6 gene encoding protein arginine N-methyltransferase 6, whose amino-acid sequence MSQPKRRKLESGGGGEGGEGTEEEDGGELEVALPRPRRTRRERDQLYYQCYSDVSVHEEMIADRVRTDAYRLGILRNWAALRGKTVLDVGAGTGILSIFCAQAGARRVYAVEASDIWQQAREVVRLNGLEDRVHVLPGPVETVELPEQVDAIVSEWMGCGLLHESMLSSVLHARTKWLKEGGLLLPASAELFVAPISDQMLELRLSFWSQMKQLYGVDMSCLESFATRCLMGHSEIVVQGLSGEDVLARPQCFAQLELARAGLEQELEAGVGGRFRFSCYGSAHMHGFAIWFQVTFPGGDSEKPLVLSTSPFHPVTHWKQALLYLNEPVQVEQDTDVSGEITLLPSQDNHRHLRVLLRYKVGDQEEKTKDFAMED is encoded by the coding sequence ATGTCGCAGCCCAAGAGAAGAAAGCTTGAGTCGGGGGGCGGCGGCGAAGGAGGGGAGGGAACTGAAGAGGAAGATGGCGGAGAGCTGGAGGTGGCCCTGCCACGACCCCGGAGGACTAGGCGGGAGCGAGACCAGCTGTACTACCAGTGCTACTCGGATGTATCGGTCCACGAGGAGATGATTGCCGACCGCGTCCGCACCGATGCCTACCGCCTGGGCATTCTGCGGAACTGGGCAGCGCTGCGGGGCAAGACCGTGCTGGACGTGGGCGCGGGCACCGGCATTCTCAGCATCTTCTGTGCCCAGGCCGGGGCCCGGCGCGTGTACGCGGTGGAGGCCAGCGACATCTGGCAACAGGCCCGGGAGGTGGTGCGGCTCAACGGGCTGGAGGACCGGGTGCACGTCCTGCCGGGGCCAGTGGAGACGGTGGAGTTGCCGGAGCAGGTGGATGCCATCGTGAGTGAGTGGATGGGCTGCGGACTCCTGCACGAGTCCATGCTGAGCTCTGTGCTCCACGCGCGGACCAAGTGGCTGAAGGAGGGCGGTCTTCTACTGCCGGCTTCCGCCGAGCTCTTCGTGGCGCCCATCAGCGACCAGATGCTGGAGTTGCGCCTAAGCTTCTGGAGCCAGATGAAGCAGCTCTACGGTGTGGACATGAGCTGCCTGGAGAGCTTCGCCACGCGCTGCCTCATGGGCCACTCAGAAATCGTGGTGCAAGGCCTGTCCGGCGAGGATGTGCTGGCCCGGCCGCAGTGCTTTGCTCAGCTGGAGCTGGCCCGCGCCGGCCTGGAGCAGGAGCTGGAAGCGGGGGTGGGTGGGCGCTTCCGCTTCAGCTGCTACGGCTCGGCTCACATGCACGGCTTTGCCATCTGGTTCCAGGTGACCTTCCCCGGAGGGGACTCGGAGAAACCCCTGGTGCTGTCCACCTCGCCTTTTCACCCAGTCACGCACTGGAAGCAGGCACTCCTCTACCTGAACGAGCCTGTGCAAGTGGAACAAGATACGGACGTTTCCGGAGAGATCACGCTGCTGCCCTCCCAGGACAACCACCGTCACCTACGCGTGCTGCTGCGCTACAAAGTGGGCGACCAGGAGGAAAAGACCAAAGACTTTGCCATGGAGGACTGA